From the Leptospira barantonii genome, the window GAAGAACTGTATATATCGAGTGATTCTCGGGGAAGGAAAAAAAAGACAAATCAGAAGGATGTTTCACGCATCCGGGGCCAGCGTGGTCGATCTGCAAAGAATCCGCGTCGGTTCGATACAACTAGAAAAACTGAATTTGGAAGAAGGTAAGTTTCTTCTAAAGGATGTCGGGGTTTGGGAATGAATTTTATCAGCATTGAGTTCTTATTATTTTTTTTGGCGTTTTATCTGATCTACTGGAACGTTCCGGAGAAAAGTAGAAAGTATCTATTGATCGCGGGTTCTGCGATCTTCTATTCCGTATTCAGTTTTAATTTTCTGTTTCATCTCATCCTTGTCGTATTAGCAAACTGGCTTTTGTTCCGTTATTTCTACGATAAGTCCTGGTATGTAAAATCCGCCGTGGTTTTGAATCTTCTCAACCTGGGGTTATTCAAATATTTTTATTTGCTCATGGAGTTTATCGGATTCGTTTTTTCCGTTCCTCTTTTTCAGGAGAAGGTTGCGCTCGACGCAAAGGTATCTTCCCTTTTCGGTTTAACGGGATTCGAGGTCGTACTTCCGGCAACGATCAGTTATTATACGTTTCAATTGATTTCCTTTGCGGTGGATTCCAAAAGGGAAGGATTTAATAAGAATGTAGGTTTAACCGGATTTTTCTCGTTTATCTTCTTCTTTCCCGTGATGATCGCCGGACCGATTCTTCGTTTTGATCAAGTAAGGGATCAATTCGAAAATCCTACGATGAATCCTTCCAAGTTGATCGACGGCCTCTGGCTTTTTCTAAGAGGACTTGTCAAGAAGGGATTGTTGTCCGCGGCAATTCTGCCCTTAATCGCGCCTGCATTCTTGTCTCCCAAGGATTATTCGGGAATTGCGTTGCTTCTTACCTGTTTCTTTTTTGCGGCCAATCTATACTTCGATTTCTCGGGTCTTACCGACATGGCGAGAGGAATCGGAAAGTTGATGGGATTCGATTTACCCGAAAACTTCAAGGCACCTTTTTTCTTTCAGAGTTTCGGGGATTTATGGAGAAGGTGGCACTTAACGTTCTCGTATTGGATTCGGGATTACATTTACATACCGTTAGGCGGGTCCAGAAAGGGAGAATTGAGAACCTCGATCAACTTCATCGTCACCTTTATGTTAGGCGGTCTTTGGCACGGAGCCAACCTGAACTTTCTGATTTGGGGACTTCTCACCGGGGTTTATCTTTCCTTGGAAAGGGTTTTCGAGGTTCAGAATTGGAAAATTCTTCCCGAGATTCCGTATGTAAAGGCGACTCTGCGTTATCTGTTCGTTCTTCTTGTGTATTCGATTTCTTGGACTTTCTTTTTCACACCCGATTTCAATTCGGCGATCTCTTCGATCGGAAGAATTTTGACGTTCCAAAGCGGACAATCCTTGAGCGGACTCGAAACCGGATTTTATATGTTGGTCTTCGTGTTTCTGTTTCACGTCGGTGAAGAATGGCCGGAGAAGTATAGCGTTCCCGAGGTTTGGAGAGCGAGACTATTGCCGATCTTGGGACTTCTGATTCTTTTTATCATGGTAGGAATGAACGCGGGCAACGCGGACTTTTTCTACTCAAGGTTTTAACGGTTATCATCATGAAGAAATTTTATATCTATTATCCAGTTCTTTTTCTCGTTTTAGTTTTCTGTTTGGATAAGATTTTCACTCTGGAATACTTTCAAAAGAGTTTTATCCAAGCCGGGAACACGGTTTATTATACGCAAAGAAAATCTCTTTTTGAAAAGTTGAACAAGGACAAGGAATTGGAAAATAAATCCTTGGCTCTTGCGTTCGGAGATTCCAGGGCTTATCCGTATTCCGTAATCGGAATGGATAAAAAACTTCAAAAGGATTGGGTTCTCTATAATTTTTCGGGACCACAAGCGGTTCCCGCGTACGGTTTGTATTGGTTTGAAAGAATCATCGCCAAGGGAATCAAGCCGAAGATGGTTTTTTACGTAGTAAGCCCGGAAGGTTTCGACGATACAAAAGGAATTGCATATGATCCTTTTCTAAAATACGGAGCCGACGACGACTTTTTGGTGCGCTATTTGGATCAAATCTCCTTCGAGGATCGAAAGAAACTTCTTTTGGATCGTCTTTTTGCGGTTCGAAGAATCAACCCGGATCTAAAACTTTTTTCCAAAAGGCTTCAGGAAAAGAAACTCACGGAATACAATCCTGCGTTTAACACGGATTATATGGTTCTCAATTTGAATCACGGAGAACAATTCGCATATACCACGTTTTTGAACGATCCGGATCGATTGGAAAAGGACGCGGTTCGAATTCGCAATTTATATCTTTCCACGT encodes:
- a CDS encoding MBOAT family O-acyltransferase, coding for MNFISIEFLLFFLAFYLIYWNVPEKSRKYLLIAGSAIFYSVFSFNFLFHLILVVLANWLLFRYFYDKSWYVKSAVVLNLLNLGLFKYFYLLMEFIGFVFSVPLFQEKVALDAKVSSLFGLTGFEVVLPATISYYTFQLISFAVDSKREGFNKNVGLTGFFSFIFFFPVMIAGPILRFDQVRDQFENPTMNPSKLIDGLWLFLRGLVKKGLLSAAILPLIAPAFLSPKDYSGIALLLTCFFFAANLYFDFSGLTDMARGIGKLMGFDLPENFKAPFFFQSFGDLWRRWHLTFSYWIRDYIYIPLGGSRKGELRTSINFIVTFMLGGLWHGANLNFLIWGLLTGVYLSLERVFEVQNWKILPEIPYVKATLRYLFVLLVYSISWTFFFTPDFNSAISSIGRILTFQSGQSLSGLETGFYMLVFVFLFHVGEEWPEKYSVPEVWRARLLPILGLLILFIMVGMNAGNADFFYSRF
- a CDS encoding DUF1574 domain-containing protein; this translates as MKKFYIYYPVLFLVLVFCLDKIFTLEYFQKSFIQAGNTVYYTQRKSLFEKLNKDKELENKSLALAFGDSRAYPYSVIGMDKKLQKDWVLYNFSGPQAVPAYGLYWFERIIAKGIKPKMVFYVVSPEGFDDTKGIAYDPFLKYGADDDFLVRYLDQISFEDRKKLLLDRLFAVRRINPDLKLFSKRLQEKKLTEYNPAFNTDYMVLNLNHGEQFAYTTFLNDPDRLEKDAVRIRNLYLSTFTLGTTQFFFVEQFLKLAKENDVKVYLIWPKVYETYRKRYYELEMEKTWWPKIRDLSAKYSAIPVDLNTQTSCDLFYDASHQSIMCFLESMKLMMDDYYGVKKIPNP